The Pseudomonas pergaminensis nucleotide sequence GGCGCTGGCTTGCGTGGTGAGCGGGCTTGCTGTGGTGAGCGGGCCTGCCCCGCGCAGAGCTGCGCAGCAGCCCCGTTGGCTATACGCATTGTTCCAGACAAAATGCATTGCATGGTTTTAGGGCTGCTGCGCAGCCCAGCGCGGGGCAAGCCCGCTCACCACAAAGCCCGCTCACACAAACAAGCTTTGTTTGTCAGTCAGCGTGGCCCGGAAACCACCAGCATCTGCCCCGGCTTGAGCGCCTGGCCAGTACGCGGGTTCCAGCGCTTGAGATGTTGCATCTCAACGTTGAAGCGCTTGGCGACGATGTACAGCGAGTCGCCTTTCTTGACCTTGTATTGCACCGGCTTCTTGCTGTCGGCCTTGGCCACCAGCTTGCGCGTGTCCTGCATCACCAGGGTCTGGCCGACCTTGAGGGCCTGGCCGTTGAGCTTGTTCCAGCGCTGCAGGTCATGCACATCGACCTTGTTGGCCTTGGCGATCAGCGTGAGGTTGTCGCCACTGCGCACCTTGTAGCTGCGGGTACGCCCGGCCACGCGCGCGGTCTCGACTTCGTCGAACACCTGCTTTTTAGGGCGCATCGCCAGCAATTCTTCCGGCTTCATCGTCGAAAGGGTGCTGGTGAGCAATTGCGCCTTGGAGCTTGGCACCAGCAAATGCTGAGGGCCGTCCAGGGTGGTGCGTTGCTTCAGGGCCGGGTTGAGCTGGAACAGTTCGTCTTCGTCGATTTCGGCCAGCGCGGCAACCCGGGACAGGTCCATGCTTTGCTTGACTTCAACCACTTCGAAGTACGGTGTGTTGGCAATCGGGTTGAGGTTGACGCCATAGGCCTCGGGCGCCAGCACCACCTGGGACAGCGCCAGGAACTTGGGCACGTAGTCCTTGGTTTCCTGGGGCAGCGGCAGGTTCCAGTAGTCGGTCGGCAGGCCGAGCTTCTCG carries:
- a CDS encoding lytic transglycosylase domain-containing protein yields the protein MSSSIRKSNHSDALTRLAQAVAVAVSATLAGCQSSNFTAQSTVQPKPNLSAKIKQKPVIWLSEKPTPEAPQDVWERMRRGFQLQDGVGVNPRIEQQRLWFASNPSFLENAGERGSLYIHYIVERLEERNMPLELALLPVIESAYNPMAYSRSDAVGLWQFIPSTGRYFNLRQTRAYDGRRDITASTTAALDYLTRLHDMFNGDWLLALAAYNAGEGTVSRAIERNEKLGLPTDYWNLPLPQETKDYVPKFLALSQVVLAPEAYGVNLNPIANTPYFEVVEVKQSMDLSRVAALAEIDEDELFQLNPALKQRTTLDGPQHLLVPSSKAQLLTSTLSTMKPEELLAMRPKKQVFDEVETARVAGRTRSYKVRSGDNLTLIAKANKVDVHDLQRWNKLNGQALKVGQTLVMQDTRKLVAKADSKKPVQYKVKKGDSLYIVAKRFNVEMQHLKRWNPRTGQALKPGQMLVVSGPR